From Pseudomonas sp. G2-4:
ATCCGGGTCAATGCCGTGGCACCGGGGCCGATCTGGACCGTGCTGCAACCCAGCGGCGGACAACCGCAGGAGAAAATTCCTACCTTTGGCGCCCAGGTGCCGATGAAACGTCCAGGCCAACCGGCCGAATGTGCGCCGCTCTATGTATTGCTGGCATCCCAGGAATCGAGCTACATCACTGGAGAAGTGTTCGGCGTGACGGGCGGCAATCCGCTGCCCTGATGCATGACCGGACCGCGCGAGTGGCACGCCGCCACTCGCGCGCGTCTCTCAGCATTGGTTCAGATCGATCTTGGTTTTTTCTTCCAGACCTTCAAGACTTTTGACTTCATTCTGGCCCATGGCTTGGTAGTGCTTCCTTAGCGCCTCCAGTTGCTTGAGGTCCAGGGATTCGAGTCCGAGCATCGCGTTTTGTGCATCTTTAGTTGCTCGCAATAACTCGTCGATCTTCAGGTGCAAGATGTCGGTATCGCGGTTCTGCGTGTTCTGAATCAGAAACACCATCAGGAAGGTAATAATCGTCGTCGAGGTGTTGATGATCAGCTGCCACGTGTCGTTGAACTGAAAGAAAGGCCCGCTGATGGCCCAGAGCACCAACAACCCGATGGCCCCCAAAAAGGTCTTGGGGCTCCCCGCCCAGAGGGCCAGTTTTTGTGCGACTTTTGCGAAGGTCATTGCTGTTTTCCTTGTGGGATACACCTGTCTGGTGAGACAGCAATGAGGTGGTGAAAATTCTGCTTACATTTGAGGTGCCATGGTCATGCGAACGTTTATCGCCCCGGCCGAAGACTGCCGCAACATTTGCTGTGTTCGTGGGTCACTCGTTAAAGCCCTCAGCTGGAGTACGCCATGAACCTCACTCGCACCTTCTGCCTCGCCTGTTGCCTGTTTGCCTTGCAAGGCTGCTTCG
This genomic window contains:
- a CDS encoding low affinity iron permease family protein: MTFAKVAQKLALWAGSPKTFLGAIGLLVLWAISGPFFQFNDTWQLIINTSTTIITFLMVFLIQNTQNRDTDILHLKIDELLRATKDAQNAMLGLESLDLKQLEALRKHYQAMGQNEVKSLEGLEEKTKIDLNQC